In a genomic window of Streptomyces katrae:
- a CDS encoding NUDIX hydrolase gives MAITADHIRTTLTAYLDQHPEAKPELDVVLGLLDDGDDLTSRKALPGHVTAGAILIGADQRVLHIHHLATGKWLLPGGHIEPGDNTLLQAAGRELAEETGIPPHLVTPYGETPLHIDVHPIEANPAKDEPAHQHFDFRFLFRTTADIGNLQTEEVSDAAWRELDTISDDDLRDRIAKALR, from the coding sequence ATGGCCATCACGGCAGACCACATCCGCACCACCTTGACCGCCTACCTCGACCAGCACCCGGAGGCCAAGCCCGAGCTCGACGTCGTCCTCGGCCTCCTCGACGACGGCGACGACCTCACCAGCCGCAAGGCCCTGCCCGGCCACGTCACCGCCGGAGCGATCCTCATCGGCGCCGACCAGCGTGTCCTGCACATCCACCACCTCGCCACCGGCAAATGGCTCCTGCCCGGCGGCCACATCGAGCCCGGTGACAACACCCTCCTCCAGGCAGCCGGCCGTGAGCTCGCCGAGGAGACCGGCATCCCGCCCCACCTGGTCACCCCGTACGGCGAGACCCCCCTCCACATCGACGTCCACCCCATCGAGGCCAATCCCGCAAAGGACGAGCCCGCCCACCAGCACTTCGACTTCAGGTTCCTCTTCCGCACAACCGCCGACATCGGCAACCTCCAGACCGAAGAGGTCTCCGATGCCGCCTGGCGCGAGCTCGACACCATCAGCGATGACGACCTCCGCGACCGGATCGCCAAGGCGCTTCGCTGA
- a CDS encoding endonuclease/exonuclease/phosphatase family protein: MNLIIGTWNVENFCRPLPPGSTPNPNRCAAKDQATYDAKVEALAGVITELGPDLLGVQEVGSQEALDDLVAKLPGTWHTALSNHPDPRGIRVGVISRFPLLDVQQRKDFPDHLRPIQVEDQGDDALTSEMGRGGLAVRVEPSPGQSLRVAVCHLKSKLLTFPNKQHSTHDEHLRARYGAYALFRRTAEAVTMRGLADDLLQGDGKNRNVIVLGDFNDEWQAATTQILYGPPGSQIGTGGFTHPDNPGDANRLWNLAPHILERGGFSRIFEGQHELIDHIMISHALLAKFQEVSTGNEKLPNVVEAQPAAAHDKPSDHSPVVAKFNL; the protein is encoded by the coding sequence GTGAACTTGATCATCGGGACCTGGAACGTAGAGAACTTCTGCCGACCGCTGCCACCTGGCAGCACGCCCAACCCCAACAGGTGCGCCGCCAAGGACCAAGCGACCTACGACGCCAAGGTCGAGGCCTTGGCCGGCGTCATCACCGAGCTCGGGCCGGACCTGCTCGGCGTGCAGGAGGTTGGCAGCCAGGAGGCTCTGGACGACCTGGTGGCCAAGCTGCCGGGCACGTGGCACACCGCCCTGTCGAACCACCCGGACCCCCGCGGCATCCGCGTGGGCGTCATCAGCCGCTTCCCTCTGCTCGACGTCCAGCAGCGCAAGGACTTCCCGGACCACCTCCGCCCCATCCAGGTCGAAGACCAGGGCGACGACGCCCTCACCAGCGAGATGGGGCGCGGCGGTCTGGCCGTCCGGGTCGAGCCGTCTCCCGGCCAGAGCCTCCGCGTGGCCGTCTGCCACCTCAAGTCGAAGCTGCTGACGTTCCCGAACAAGCAGCACAGCACCCACGACGAGCATCTGCGTGCCCGCTATGGGGCTTACGCGCTCTTCCGCCGCACGGCCGAGGCCGTCACCATGCGTGGCCTGGCCGACGACCTGCTCCAGGGCGACGGCAAGAACCGCAACGTCATCGTGCTGGGCGACTTCAACGACGAGTGGCAGGCCGCCACCACCCAGATCCTGTACGGCCCGCCAGGCTCGCAGATCGGCACCGGCGGCTTCACTCACCCCGACAACCCGGGCGACGCCAACCGCCTGTGGAACCTGGCCCCGCACATCCTGGAGCGGGGCGGCTTCTCCCGCATCTTCGAGGGCCAGCACGAGCTGATCGACCACATCATGATCAGCCACGCGCTGCTGGCCAAGTTCCAGGAGGTCTCCACCGGCAACGAGAAGCTGCCGAACGTCGTGGAGGCCCAGCCGGCCGCGGCCCACGACAAGCCGTCCGACCACTCACCCGTGGTGGCGAAGTTCAACCTGTAG
- a CDS encoding DUF5949 family protein → MLTRTVPDTGLLSSLGAWTWPGTAPDGRQVAHILLAHRLGRTSHDTPEAIEARMRQLTQILGGLARAQDSVPDTQGTLVTIGPRSLLKFPGARWGLRLPAHPQWTRLVQDSGRAALIVGLDPLTQSADAVRVDAYLDAGITADRLLFGFARTSRTA, encoded by the coding sequence GTGCTGACCCGCACCGTCCCGGACACCGGGCTGCTGTCCTCACTCGGCGCCTGGACCTGGCCAGGCACTGCCCCGGACGGACGCCAGGTCGCCCACATACTTCTCGCCCACCGGCTCGGCCGGACCAGCCACGACACCCCCGAGGCGATCGAGGCCCGGATGCGGCAGCTCACTCAGATCCTGGGTGGCCTCGCCCGAGCCCAGGACTCCGTCCCCGACACCCAGGGCACCCTCGTGACCATCGGACCCCGGTCCCTGCTGAAGTTCCCCGGCGCCCGCTGGGGCCTGAGACTGCCGGCCCACCCCCAGTGGACCCGCTTGGTCCAGGACAGCGGCCGGGCCGCCCTGATCGTCGGCCTGGACCCGCTCACCCAGTCCGCCGACGCCGTCCGAGTTGACGCCTACCTCGACGCCGGGATCACCGCCGACCGGCTGCTCTTCGGCTTCGCCCGAACCTCCCGCACCGCCTGA
- a CDS encoding DUF932 domain-containing protein, giving the protein MPADVESMFSVREMPWHREGLVLDQHPTTWDEARQLAGLTWDPITEAVYELHGVDESDQPLYRPIEGWQRIARSDTSATLWINRDSYAVIDHGEMGEIVEAVLAMPNVSWETAGSLDEGRSVWCLALLDEPIVLPGDDSPTLPYLAITNRHGQPGGCTLRATAVRIVCANTFRAAELEGDRTGTTFSFIHKPGWRNRVVQAREAVTGARQEMRAYEALATELLGISVTAQQRELFVREFIPMPPQGLVTDRVARNVEEAREAIRTILASATTAPVAHTAYGLVQAAGEYLDHVRRSRTWETKLNRTLIRPEPLKARALKLVREVVLA; this is encoded by the coding sequence ATGCCTGCCGACGTTGAGTCGATGTTCTCCGTCAGGGAGATGCCCTGGCACCGTGAGGGGCTGGTCCTGGACCAGCACCCCACCACCTGGGACGAAGCCCGGCAGCTCGCCGGCCTGACCTGGGACCCGATCACCGAGGCCGTGTACGAGCTGCACGGTGTTGACGAGTCCGACCAGCCGCTGTACCGGCCCATCGAGGGCTGGCAGCGCATCGCCCGCTCCGACACCAGCGCCACGTTGTGGATCAACCGCGACAGCTACGCCGTCATCGACCACGGCGAGATGGGCGAGATCGTAGAAGCCGTCCTCGCCATGCCCAACGTTTCCTGGGAGACCGCCGGCTCTCTGGACGAAGGTCGCTCCGTCTGGTGCCTGGCCCTGCTGGACGAGCCCATCGTCCTGCCCGGCGACGACAGTCCGACGCTGCCGTACCTGGCCATCACCAACCGACACGGCCAGCCCGGCGGCTGCACCCTGCGAGCCACCGCGGTTCGCATCGTCTGCGCCAACACCTTCCGGGCCGCCGAGCTCGAAGGCGACCGCACCGGCACCACCTTCTCCTTCATCCACAAGCCGGGCTGGCGCAACCGCGTCGTCCAAGCCCGCGAAGCGGTGACGGGTGCCCGCCAGGAGATGCGTGCCTACGAGGCGCTGGCTACCGAGCTGCTCGGCATATCGGTCACGGCCCAGCAGCGCGAACTGTTCGTGCGGGAGTTCATTCCGATGCCGCCCCAGGGCCTGGTGACTGACCGGGTTGCCAGGAACGTTGAGGAGGCCCGTGAGGCCATCCGGACCATCCTGGCTTCCGCAACCACTGCTCCGGTCGCCCACACCGCTTACGGGCTCGTACAGGCCGCAGGCGAGTACCTGGACCATGTTCGCCGGTCCCGCACCTGGGAGACCAAGCTCAACCGGACGCTGATCAGGCCGGAGCCGCTGAAGGCGCGGGCGCTGAAGCTGGTTCGGGAGGTGGTGCTCGCCTGA
- a CDS encoding adenosylhomocysteinase, whose amino-acid sequence METFERARLDAYFSKVAARFTPDERPASLLVTHLLPERPAFVRAVAQMTMLKAVLPKPKSISTAAQREVEHTVPVDALTRELFTNPDTALDYLESRAGGEALALLDVGGYFAPTLEAVDSRFSGRLSGVIEDTENGHRRYEDLDKLPCPVISVARSPLKDPEDFLVGQSVVFSTEAVIRGCGDILHGRPALVLGFGKLGSSIARLLHAKGIQVTVFDIDPVRRTQALSQGFTVARDREAALTGAGLVLCATGSISLRGEDFAHLRNGAYVATVTSSEDELDLNGLPDVYTRTTVGDHVTRYQTTGHYFYLANGGNAVNFIHGASVGPFIFLIQAEILAAIRMLTLGDLAPGIHEVPAADRAAIAATWLNYFNR is encoded by the coding sequence ATGGAAACGTTCGAACGCGCACGGCTGGACGCCTACTTCTCCAAGGTCGCGGCCCGGTTCACCCCGGACGAGCGGCCCGCGTCGTTGCTGGTCACGCACCTGTTGCCTGAGCGGCCGGCTTTCGTCCGGGCAGTCGCCCAGATGACCATGCTGAAGGCGGTGCTGCCCAAGCCCAAGTCCATCAGCACGGCTGCCCAGCGCGAGGTCGAGCACACCGTCCCGGTCGACGCCTTGACCCGCGAGCTGTTCACCAACCCCGACACCGCCCTGGACTACCTCGAATCCCGGGCCGGCGGCGAGGCCCTCGCCCTGCTGGACGTCGGCGGCTACTTCGCCCCCACCCTTGAGGCGGTGGACAGCCGCTTCTCCGGTCGGCTTTCCGGGGTGATCGAGGACACCGAGAACGGCCACCGCCGCTACGAGGACCTCGACAAGCTGCCCTGCCCGGTCATCTCCGTCGCCCGGTCCCCACTGAAGGACCCCGAGGACTTCCTCGTCGGCCAGTCCGTCGTCTTCTCCACCGAGGCCGTCATCCGCGGATGCGGCGACATCCTCCACGGCCGCCCTGCCCTCGTGCTCGGCTTCGGCAAGCTCGGTTCGTCCATAGCCCGGCTCCTGCACGCCAAGGGAATCCAGGTCACCGTCTTCGACATCGACCCCGTCCGCCGCACCCAGGCCCTCTCTCAGGGCTTCACCGTCGCCCGGGACCGCGAAGCCGCCCTGACCGGCGCTGGCCTGGTGCTCTGCGCGACCGGCTCGATTTCCCTGCGGGGCGAGGACTTCGCCCACCTCCGCAACGGCGCCTACGTCGCCACCGTCACCAGCAGCGAGGACGAGCTGGATCTGAACGGACTTCCAGACGTCTATACCCGAACCACCGTCGGCGACCACGTCACCCGCTACCAGACCACCGGCCATTACTTCTATCTGGCGAACGGTGGCAACGCCGTCAACTTCATCCACGGCGCCAGCGTTGGGCCGTTCATCTTCCTGATCCAGGCCGAGATCCTCGCCGCGATCAGGATGCTTACCCTCGGAGACCTCGCCCCCGGTATCCACGAGGTCCCCGCGGCCGACCGCGCCGCTATCGCGGCAACCTGGCTCAACTACTTCAACAGGTGA
- a CDS encoding WbqC family protein has protein sequence MTRTNPSSATASPAASSAPDLPTPGGLCAIHQPNLFPRLTTLAKLFAADTWIVLDDVQFTRRDYQHRTRLAALGVPQAPASRWMSIPTHLPRGHQTIVQDALIVDPDLARRRTMAMLRQYYGASLHWPALAQSLEPVATAFGSGRTAVVAETSARTLLGLLGWKGQILRSSDLTARPGRSQRLADLAAAIGARSYLCGTGGMKYLDSAPFAAQGLAVIPFLTPPGGIWGSGRQVSALWALATLGPTVLARQLRAVAAAQATLEPAA, from the coding sequence ATGACGCGTACGAATCCCTCATCCGCGACGGCTTCACCAGCCGCCTCATCGGCTCCTGACCTCCCCACGCCGGGCGGGCTGTGTGCCATCCACCAGCCCAACCTGTTCCCCCGGCTGACCACGCTGGCCAAGCTGTTCGCGGCGGACACCTGGATCGTCCTCGACGACGTCCAGTTCACCCGCCGCGACTACCAGCACCGCACCCGCCTCGCCGCTCTGGGAGTCCCGCAGGCGCCAGCGTCGCGGTGGATGTCTATCCCCACCCACCTTCCCCGAGGCCACCAGACAATCGTTCAAGACGCTCTGATCGTCGACCCTGACCTTGCCCGGCGCCGGACCATGGCCATGCTGAGGCAGTACTACGGAGCCAGCTTGCACTGGCCCGCCCTCGCCCAATCCCTGGAGCCAGTGGCGACCGCATTCGGTAGCGGCCGGACCGCTGTCGTCGCTGAAACCTCTGCCCGGACCCTCCTGGGCCTCCTCGGCTGGAAGGGTCAGATCCTCCGCAGTAGCGACCTGACGGCCCGGCCCGGCCGGTCCCAACGGCTCGCCGACCTCGCCGCCGCCATCGGTGCCCGCTCATATCTGTGCGGAACCGGCGGCATGAAATACCTCGACTCGGCCCCGTTCGCGGCCCAGGGTCTGGCCGTCATCCCGTTCCTGACCCCACCCGGCGGGATCTGGGGCTCCGGCCGACAGGTCAGTGCCCTGTGGGCCCTGGCGACGCTCGGCCCAACCGTCCTGGCGAGGCAGCTGCGGGCCGTCGCCGCGGCCCAGGCCACACTGGAGCCGGCCGCCTGA
- a CDS encoding HD domain-containing protein, protein MNAIMRERLIRDPVHGYVRIPTSLLRVVDDPLVQRLRRIAQNSLATAVYPTMSGSRFEHSLGAMHLARLAWDSAWRNATPDTREKFSQAVALEVPEAPDDQGEFRAFISDAVGCVGLLHDIGHPPFSHALEPLISSIVEQAINGDDSEQTQQLLLREPQEHEIAGWVITRQIVHRALSGALKEAVLRIYETSELQPSWAGCLHGLVAGELDVDRLDYLLRDAQRAGTEFGAIDCLRLVDNFELKCRFTEWRMGLRPHALSAAETLLFQRLQSYRWMLFHPWVVASNLFLLRGLQILIDLTSSQTKITQEAGGEERSSIRVGDLFEEVRSDLNYLTPSEPDFGSIFDGSAGNSIPDLADYFTGTTAASPAWGIRRQASLDDAAVLEWLKRGTLRAHFLASHGKIQGDEAQLAKKLIAYYDAVIFRRKAFIPVWKNWAEYATISKCLTSDEFPINLQLLTKRVFEELQRELEGASPAAREFHEILRRRAEGHINQGDWTGLLNFVSEYAIQNNECAVGNALGLQASSILDDSIPGFWELKFVDFRALKQEESGAVFFDGDETVSLTAASPLARALNTASEGRIKLFAFFVTLAENDLDGFDQRREVIKELQKSFVEYFPLAIAGYYRGALLKEIQWKADDH, encoded by the coding sequence ATGAACGCCATAATGCGTGAACGGCTTATACGAGACCCCGTGCACGGCTACGTACGAATACCGACATCTCTTCTTCGAGTCGTCGACGATCCGCTCGTTCAGAGGCTTCGCCGTATTGCGCAAAACTCGCTTGCTACCGCTGTCTATCCGACGATGAGTGGCAGCCGATTTGAACACTCTCTCGGGGCTATGCATCTGGCGCGCCTTGCCTGGGACAGTGCCTGGCGAAATGCAACTCCAGACACTCGCGAAAAGTTCTCCCAAGCCGTAGCTCTGGAGGTGCCCGAAGCTCCAGATGATCAAGGCGAGTTTAGAGCTTTCATAAGCGATGCCGTAGGCTGCGTCGGATTGCTGCATGATATTGGCCATCCGCCGTTTTCGCACGCGCTTGAACCGCTAATATCGTCGATTGTCGAACAGGCAATAAATGGTGATGATAGCGAGCAAACCCAGCAACTTCTACTTAGGGAACCCCAGGAGCATGAGATCGCCGGCTGGGTGATTACACGGCAGATTGTCCATCGAGCTCTATCTGGTGCACTAAAAGAAGCCGTTCTTCGGATCTACGAAACTTCCGAATTGCAGCCCAGCTGGGCCGGCTGCTTGCACGGCCTCGTAGCCGGGGAACTCGACGTGGATCGACTCGACTACCTGCTGCGCGACGCACAGCGCGCGGGGACGGAATTTGGCGCAATTGACTGCCTACGGCTCGTTGACAACTTCGAGCTCAAGTGCCGGTTCACTGAGTGGCGGATGGGATTGCGCCCGCACGCCTTGTCCGCAGCCGAAACACTCCTCTTCCAGCGCCTGCAATCGTATCGTTGGATGCTATTCCACCCTTGGGTTGTGGCTTCGAATCTTTTCCTCCTGCGAGGGCTCCAAATCCTTATAGATCTGACTTCGTCCCAGACGAAGATCACTCAAGAAGCGGGAGGCGAGGAGAGATCGTCCATAAGAGTGGGCGACCTCTTTGAGGAGGTCCGGTCGGATCTAAACTACCTGACACCCTCCGAGCCGGACTTCGGCTCTATTTTCGACGGTTCAGCAGGTAACAGCATTCCCGACCTGGCGGATTACTTCACCGGGACTACAGCAGCCTCTCCGGCGTGGGGAATAAGGAGGCAGGCGAGCCTGGATGATGCAGCAGTTCTTGAATGGCTCAAGCGTGGCACCCTGCGAGCGCACTTCTTGGCTTCGCACGGGAAAATCCAAGGGGATGAGGCACAGCTAGCTAAGAAGCTAATCGCTTATTACGACGCCGTGATCTTCAGAAGGAAGGCATTCATACCCGTCTGGAAGAATTGGGCAGAATATGCGACCATCTCGAAATGCCTTACAAGCGACGAGTTCCCCATCAATCTCCAGCTGCTGACCAAGCGCGTCTTCGAGGAGCTACAGCGCGAACTCGAAGGCGCCAGTCCTGCGGCCCGAGAGTTCCATGAGATTCTGCGGCGGCGGGCAGAGGGTCACATCAATCAGGGCGATTGGACAGGTCTGCTTAATTTTGTATCAGAATATGCCATACAAAATAACGAGTGCGCCGTCGGAAATGCACTGGGACTCCAGGCTTCGAGCATTCTCGACGACTCCATTCCCGGCTTCTGGGAACTAAAGTTCGTCGATTTTCGTGCCCTTAAGCAGGAGGAATCTGGAGCAGTTTTCTTCGATGGAGATGAGACGGTATCCCTCACTGCGGCAAGCCCCCTCGCCAGGGCGCTCAACACGGCTAGCGAAGGGAGGATCAAGCTATTTGCATTCTTTGTCACTCTGGCGGAAAATGATCTTGACGGATTTGATCAACGTCGAGAGGTGATCAAAGAGTTGCAAAAAAGTTTTGTTGAGTACTTCCCGCTGGCCATAGCTGGGTACTATCGT
- a CDS encoding recombinase family protein, protein MIVGRGTINHPTSVGEGGSTSKNLKRAVILVRVSSKEQEQEGYSLQAQERFLRDYCERAGLKAVKPFHISETASKVDQRKTFNETMVYLKKHQILHFVCEKVDRLLRNFKDTVMVEEWLESDDTRRLHCPKNSLVLHKNSSSQDKFVWGMHVVVAKNYTDNLSEEVRKGQLEKLRQGWLPAVPPPGYENVLDGGKRVQRVVPAVAPLVVEMFKLAKTKRFTVRSLAREMTKRGLLIDGKPIKGDRVFRMLHNPYYVGVIRWNGKQYPGSHDPIVSVELFEQVQRTLSRSATQIQHYRKHHPLFQGLVTCAACDGLLVWETAKGYWYGKCPKPRSCSRRRFVRQEVIEEQLAGALSRLKAPRPRLTAWLKNELEVGLRSQLSLQEAAAEGLKQEENRIKTKLTMLYDDRLEGRVSAGEYDVKAVSLHAQQADIGRQLGSLEAEDTSYLDTAFSFVEMTQQAADEFTKSTNGDRKRELITELFDKLILDGEQLQPHFNRRATWLLTEILPLTGSGNDEFGQGDSGSAKTKKAPAGASRYSWRAITNSIRTLFDQ, encoded by the coding sequence ATAATAGTCGGGCGGGGAACCATTAACCATCCGACAAGTGTCGGAGAAGGAGGTTCTACGAGTAAGAATTTAAAACGAGCCGTCATCCTGGTCAGGGTGTCGAGCAAGGAACAAGAACAAGAGGGCTACTCGCTGCAAGCCCAGGAGCGCTTTCTGCGCGACTACTGCGAGCGAGCTGGCCTGAAAGCTGTTAAGCCGTTCCATATTTCTGAGACGGCCTCGAAGGTAGATCAGCGCAAGACGTTCAACGAGACCATGGTCTACCTGAAGAAACACCAGATCTTGCACTTCGTCTGCGAGAAGGTGGATCGCCTGCTGCGAAACTTCAAGGACACGGTCATGGTGGAAGAGTGGCTGGAGAGCGACGACACGCGCCGGCTGCACTGCCCCAAGAACTCGCTCGTGCTGCACAAGAACTCGTCCTCCCAGGACAAGTTCGTCTGGGGCATGCACGTGGTGGTGGCCAAGAACTACACCGACAACCTGAGCGAGGAAGTGCGCAAGGGCCAGCTGGAGAAGCTGCGCCAAGGCTGGCTGCCCGCCGTCCCCCCGCCCGGCTACGAGAACGTGCTGGACGGCGGCAAACGGGTCCAGCGGGTCGTGCCGGCTGTCGCACCGCTCGTGGTTGAGATGTTCAAGCTGGCCAAGACGAAGCGCTTCACGGTGAGGTCCTTGGCGCGCGAGATGACCAAGCGCGGGCTGCTGATCGACGGCAAGCCGATCAAGGGCGACCGGGTCTTCCGAATGCTGCACAACCCGTACTACGTCGGCGTGATCCGGTGGAACGGCAAGCAGTACCCCGGCAGCCACGACCCGATTGTCTCGGTGGAGCTGTTCGAGCAGGTGCAGCGCACGCTGTCTCGGAGTGCCACGCAGATTCAGCACTACCGCAAACACCACCCGCTGTTTCAGGGGCTGGTGACCTGTGCGGCCTGTGACGGATTGCTGGTCTGGGAGACCGCCAAAGGCTACTGGTACGGCAAGTGCCCCAAGCCGCGGTCATGCAGCCGGCGGCGCTTCGTCCGGCAAGAGGTGATCGAGGAGCAGTTGGCTGGCGCCTTAAGTCGGCTGAAGGCGCCCCGGCCGCGCCTGACTGCATGGCTCAAGAACGAGCTTGAGGTCGGCCTGCGGTCCCAGCTCTCACTGCAAGAGGCTGCTGCGGAGGGTCTCAAGCAGGAGGAGAACCGGATCAAGACCAAGCTGACCATGCTGTACGACGACCGCCTCGAAGGGCGGGTCAGTGCAGGCGAGTACGACGTCAAGGCAGTCTCGCTCCATGCCCAGCAGGCCGACATCGGCCGGCAGCTGGGGTCGCTGGAAGCTGAGGACACGTCGTATCTCGACACGGCGTTTAGCTTCGTTGAGATGACCCAACAAGCGGCCGACGAGTTCACGAAATCCACGAACGGCGACCGCAAGCGCGAGTTGATTACTGAGCTGTTCGACAAGCTCATTCTGGACGGTGAACAGCTCCAGCCACACTTCAACCGCCGTGCTACCTGGCTGCTGACGGAAATCCTACCGCTGACAGGCTCCGGAAACGATGAATTCGGACAGGGTGATTCCGGCTCTGCGAAGACGAAAAAAGCCCCTGCTGGGGCTTCTCGTTACTCTTGGCGGGCGATCACTAACAGTATTCGTACTCTGTTCGACCAGTAA
- a CDS encoding IS630 family transposase, translated as MSDLVGDARHLSPTAQEALRLRAVAALVEGRDRAEVAAVFKVSLKAVDGWWAKWLAGGRDALTARPRGKRVGEHQVLSEAEQAALRQAVLDHRPCDLGLSGQLWTRGQVGVLIAKLYRVRLTEPGVGKYLKRWGLSFQRPDKRAVEQDPEGVRVWLEETWPAIRAKAKAEGGEVLFADQVGIRSDQVSGRTWGERGRTPIVRRTGNRISVNAMSAISTKGRMHFMVFTESFDANVMCRFLDRLAGHFDRKIHLVVDRHSAHRSRTVRDWLADHADQVELHFLPSYSPELNPDELVNADLKRSLPASSKARTQAQLASETRRFFHRRQRQPHIVRGYFHGPHVRYTLEENPLSF; from the coding sequence GTGAGTGATCTGGTGGGGGACGCGCGGCACCTGTCGCCGACGGCGCAGGAAGCGTTGCGGCTGCGGGCGGTGGCCGCGCTGGTGGAGGGCCGCGACCGTGCGGAGGTTGCGGCGGTGTTCAAGGTCTCGCTGAAGGCGGTGGACGGCTGGTGGGCGAAATGGCTGGCCGGCGGGCGTGATGCGCTGACCGCTCGCCCGCGGGGCAAGCGCGTGGGCGAGCATCAGGTGCTGTCCGAGGCCGAGCAGGCGGCCCTTCGCCAGGCGGTACTCGATCACCGCCCTTGTGACCTTGGGTTATCCGGGCAGCTGTGGACGCGTGGCCAGGTCGGCGTACTGATCGCGAAGTTGTACCGGGTGCGGCTGACCGAGCCGGGGGTGGGCAAGTACCTCAAGCGGTGGGGGCTGTCGTTCCAGCGGCCCGACAAGCGGGCGGTCGAGCAGGACCCGGAGGGGGTGCGGGTCTGGCTGGAGGAGACCTGGCCGGCGATCCGCGCGAAGGCGAAGGCGGAGGGCGGCGAGGTCCTCTTCGCCGACCAGGTCGGCATCCGCTCCGACCAGGTCAGCGGCCGCACCTGGGGCGAGCGGGGCCGCACCCCGATCGTCCGGCGGACCGGGAACCGGATCTCCGTGAACGCGATGTCGGCGATCAGCACGAAGGGCCGCATGCACTTCATGGTGTTCACCGAGAGCTTCGACGCGAACGTGATGTGCCGGTTCCTCGACCGCCTCGCCGGCCACTTCGACCGCAAGATCCACCTCGTGGTGGACCGGCATTCAGCCCACCGGTCCCGCACGGTCCGCGACTGGCTGGCCGATCACGCCGACCAGGTCGAGCTGCACTTCCTGCCGTCGTATTCGCCCGAACTCAACCCCGACGAGCTCGTCAACGCAGACCTCAAACGGAGCCTTCCCGCGAGCAGCAAAGCCCGTACCCAGGCCCAACTCGCCAGCGAGACACGACGGTTCTTCCACCGCCGTCAGCGCCAGCCGCACATCGTCCGCGGCTACTTCCACGGCCCGCACGTCCGCTACACCCTCGAAGAGAACCCTTTGAGTTTCTGA
- a CDS encoding YdcF family protein, translating to MTDNQQTITEDQWRKAKLIWDYHQMSHDLAPVDVAIGLGSHDLGVAAASADLYHAGLFPVVVFTGGNSPTTRARFPRGEAVHFREHALELGVPDDAILVEPNAANTGQNITLSRELLAGNGITPKTVLLVSKPYMERRSFATARKLWPEVEIVCASEPLELDDYLKSIGDEKLVLDMLVGDLQRVIEYPKNGFAIAQDVPEDVHDAYESLIRDGFTSRLIGS from the coding sequence GTGACGGACAACCAGCAGACGATCACCGAGGACCAGTGGCGCAAGGCCAAGCTGATCTGGGACTACCACCAGATGAGCCACGACCTGGCCCCAGTGGATGTCGCCATCGGACTGGGCAGCCACGACCTCGGAGTCGCCGCCGCCTCCGCGGACCTCTATCACGCCGGCCTGTTCCCGGTAGTCGTGTTCACCGGTGGCAACAGCCCCACCACCCGGGCCCGCTTCCCCCGCGGGGAGGCCGTGCACTTCCGCGAGCACGCCCTCGAACTCGGCGTCCCCGACGACGCGATCCTCGTCGAGCCGAACGCCGCCAACACCGGCCAGAACATCACCCTCAGCCGCGAGCTCCTGGCCGGGAACGGCATCACGCCGAAGACCGTCCTGTTGGTCTCCAAGCCGTATATGGAGAGGCGATCGTTCGCCACCGCCCGCAAGCTGTGGCCCGAGGTCGAGATTGTCTGTGCCTCGGAGCCGCTCGAGCTGGACGACTACCTCAAGAGCATCGGCGACGAGAAGCTTGTCCTCGACATGCTCGTTGGCGATCTCCAGCGGGTGATCGAGTATCCGAAGAACGGGTTCGCCATCGCCCAGGATGTCCCGGAGGACGTGCATGACGCGTACGAATCCCTCATCCGCGACGGCTTCACCAGCCGCCTCATCGGCTCCTGA
- a CDS encoding ATP-binding protein, producing the protein MPDAKQKFFDPRPESVGLARDFAVTTLSSWGLDSPAEDIRLCVSELASNALVHGSDAAHGFLVRLDADEDFVRLEVHDSRPRHRREPEISNKGETDIAGRGLRIVAVLADGWGVEDRRPCGKIVWTRFKAGQPGGQARAC; encoded by the coding sequence ATGCCTGATGCGAAGCAGAAGTTCTTCGACCCGCGGCCCGAGTCGGTCGGCCTCGCTCGGGACTTCGCCGTCACCACCCTGAGTTCCTGGGGCCTCGACAGCCCTGCCGAGGACATCCGGCTCTGCGTCTCCGAGCTGGCCTCGAACGCTCTGGTCCACGGGAGTGACGCCGCGCACGGCTTCCTGGTGAGGCTGGACGCCGACGAGGATTTCGTACGCCTGGAAGTGCACGACAGCCGTCCCCGCCACCGCCGCGAACCCGAGATCTCGAATAAGGGCGAGACCGACATCGCTGGCCGGGGCCTACGGATCGTCGCAGTGCTCGCCGACGGCTGGGGCGTCGAGGATCGCAGGCCCTGCGGCAAGATCGTCTGGACGCGGTTCAAGGCGGGCCAGCCAGGCGGACAGGCCCGAGCGTGCTGA